Proteins from one Enterobacter bugandensis genomic window:
- the lsrR gene encoding transcriptional regulator LsrR, giving the protein MSDKRTAEEGRFAGLALAEEELVARVAWCYYHDGLTQNDIGERLGLPRLKISRLLEKGRQSGVIRVQINSRYEGCLSLETELQQRFGLKLVRVMPALNTPPMNVRLGIGAAQSLMGVLEPGQLLAVGFGETTMSSLQHLSGFISSQQIRLVTLSGGVGPYMTGIGQLDAACSVSMIPAPLRVSSAEVAGILKRETSVRDVILAATAADVAVVGIGSVNQRRDATILRSGYISEGEQLMYARKGAVGDILGYFLNAEGECVEELEIHKELLGVTLDELAQLPTIVGVAGGKEKADAIYAALKGRRINGLVTEETTARAVLALAE; this is encoded by the coding sequence ATGAGCGATAAACGCACTGCGGAAGAAGGACGGTTTGCCGGGCTGGCGCTGGCGGAAGAGGAGCTGGTGGCGCGCGTCGCCTGGTGCTACTACCACGACGGGCTGACCCAGAACGATATCGGCGAACGCCTCGGGCTGCCGCGCCTGAAAATCTCCCGCCTGCTGGAGAAAGGCCGCCAGTCGGGGGTGATCCGCGTGCAGATCAACTCCCGCTACGAGGGCTGCCTGTCGCTGGAAACCGAGCTACAGCAGCGCTTTGGCCTGAAGCTGGTGCGCGTGATGCCTGCCCTAAATACCCCGCCGATGAACGTGCGGCTGGGCATTGGCGCGGCGCAGTCGCTGATGGGCGTGCTGGAGCCCGGCCAGCTGCTGGCGGTGGGGTTCGGTGAAACCACCATGAGCAGCCTGCAACACTTAAGCGGCTTTATCAGCTCGCAGCAGATCCGCCTCGTGACGCTTTCCGGCGGCGTGGGGCCGTATATGACCGGTATCGGCCAGCTGGATGCGGCCTGTAGCGTCAGCATGATCCCCGCCCCGCTTCGCGTTTCATCTGCGGAAGTCGCCGGGATCTTAAAGCGCGAAACCAGCGTTCGGGACGTGATCCTCGCCGCGACCGCCGCTGACGTGGCGGTGGTCGGCATTGGTTCCGTGAACCAGCGACGTGACGCGACGATACTGCGCTCCGGCTATATCAGCGAAGGTGAACAGCTGATGTACGCCCGTAAAGGGGCGGTGGGCGATATCCTCGGCTATTTCCTTAACGCCGAAGGGGAGTGCGTCGAGGAGCTGGAGATCCATAAAGAATTACTGGGCGTCACGCTCGATGAACTGGCGCAACTGCCCACCATCGTTGGCGTGGCCGGAGGGAAAGAGAAAGCCGATGCGATTTATGCCGCACTGAAGGGTCGCCGTATTAATGGCCTGGTGACGGAAGAGACGACAGCCCGCGCGGTGCTGGCTCTGGCCGAATAA
- the rlmG gene encoding 23S rRNA (guanine(1835)-N(2))-methyltransferase RlmG, giving the protein MSHLDNGFRSLNLKRFPETDDVNPLQAWEAADEYLLQQLDETEIRGPVLILNDAFGALGCALAEHTPYSIGDSYLSELATRENLRHNDIDESSVKFLDSTADYPQAPGVVLIKVPKTMALLEQQLRALRKVVTPETRIIAGAKARDIHTSTLELFEKVLGPTTTTLAWKKARLINCTFSAPELADAPETLSWKLEGTDWTIHNHANVFSRTGLDIGARFFMEHLPENLEGEVVDLGCGNGVIGLTLLAKNPEASVVFSDESPMAVASSRLNVETNMPEAVDRCEFMINNALSGVEPFRFNAVFCNPPFHQKHALTDNVAWEMFHHARRCLKINGELYIVANRHLDYFHKLKKIFGNCVTIATNNKFVVLKAVKLGRRR; this is encoded by the coding sequence ATGAGCCACTTAGACAACGGTTTCCGTTCACTCAACCTTAAACGTTTCCCGGAAACGGACGACGTAAACCCGCTTCAGGCGTGGGAAGCGGCGGATGAATATCTGCTGCAGCAGTTGGATGAGACTGAAATCCGCGGCCCGGTTCTGATCCTGAATGACGCGTTTGGTGCCCTGGGCTGCGCCCTGGCAGAGCACACGCCGTACAGCATTGGCGATTCCTACCTGAGCGAACTGGCGACGCGTGAAAACCTGCGCCATAACGACATCGACGAGTCCAGCGTGAAGTTCCTCGACAGCACCGCGGACTACCCGCAGGCGCCGGGCGTGGTATTGATCAAGGTGCCAAAAACCATGGCACTGCTGGAGCAACAGCTTCGCGCGCTGCGTAAAGTCGTCACGCCGGAAACCCGCATCATTGCGGGTGCCAAAGCGCGCGATATTCACACCTCAACGCTGGAGCTGTTCGAGAAAGTGCTCGGCCCGACCACTACCACGCTTGCCTGGAAAAAAGCGCGCCTGATCAACTGCACCTTCAGCGCACCGGAGCTGGCCGACGCGCCGGAGACGCTGAGCTGGAAACTGGAAGGCACCGACTGGACCATCCATAACCATGCGAACGTTTTCTCCCGCACCGGGCTGGATATTGGGGCGCGTTTCTTTATGGAGCATCTGCCGGAAAACCTGGAAGGGGAGGTTGTCGATCTGGGCTGCGGCAATGGCGTGATTGGCCTGACGCTGCTGGCGAAGAATCCGGAAGCCAGCGTGGTGTTCAGCGACGAGTCGCCGATGGCGGTGGCCTCCAGCCGTCTGAACGTAGAAACCAACATGCCGGAAGCGGTGGATCGCTGCGAATTTATGATCAACAACGCGCTCTCCGGCGTTGAGCCTTTCCGCTTCAACGCCGTGTTCTGCAACCCGCCGTTCCACCAGAAGCACGCCCTGACGGATAACGTCGCGTGGGAGATGTTCCACCACGCGCGCCGCTGCCTGAAAATCAACGGCGAGCTGTATATCGTGGCGAACCGCCACCTGGACTACTTCCACAAGCTGAAGAAGATTTTCGGCAACTGCGTCACCATTGCGACCAATAACAAGTTTGTGGTGCTGAAAGCGGTGAAGCTGGGGCGTCGTCGCTAA
- the lsrA gene encoding autoinducer 2 ABC transporter ATP-binding protein LsrA yields the protein MTPLLNARNISKQFSGVPVLKGIDFTLLAGQVHALMGGNGAGKSTLMKIVAGVETPDSGELSVAGESFARLTPAQAHRLGIYLVPQEPLLFPNLTVRENILFRLPRERDREKRLAEKLQQLQCQLNLDATASTLEVADQQMVEILRGLMRNARILILDEPTASLTPGETERLFRQIRALQAFGVGIVFISHKLPEIRTLSSHVSVMRDGAVVLSGETAQFDDSALIAAMTPVSREKGLSDAQKLWLALPGNRRTQPQDFPVLRVEDLTGEGFIDLSLEIYAGEIVGLAGLVGSGRTEFAETLYGLRPVRGGRVWLESREITSDPVGLRLEKGLVYLPEDRQVSGLFLDAPVRWNTVALNEPSLWQQRKRESAVVERYHRALGIKLNHADQTVRTLSGGNQQKVLLARCLEANPLLLIVDEPTRGVDVSARADIYQLIKSVAAQNVAVLMISSDLDEFPGLADRVLVMHQGVLSGELPRHAVSLDRMMALAFGGQS from the coding sequence ATGACACCACTTCTCAACGCGCGAAATATCAGCAAGCAGTTCTCAGGCGTGCCGGTCTTAAAAGGCATTGATTTCACGCTGCTTGCGGGGCAGGTGCATGCGCTGATGGGCGGTAACGGCGCGGGAAAATCGACGCTAATGAAGATCGTCGCTGGGGTGGAAACGCCGGATAGCGGTGAACTTTCGGTTGCGGGCGAGTCTTTTGCACGGCTTACCCCGGCGCAGGCGCATCGGTTAGGCATTTATCTGGTGCCGCAGGAGCCTCTGCTTTTCCCCAACCTGACCGTGAGGGAAAACATCCTGTTCCGCCTGCCGCGCGAGCGCGATCGGGAAAAGCGGCTGGCGGAGAAACTCCAGCAGCTGCAATGTCAGCTTAACCTTGATGCAACGGCCAGCACCCTGGAAGTGGCGGACCAGCAGATGGTGGAGATCCTGCGCGGGCTGATGCGCAACGCCAGAATTTTGATCCTGGACGAGCCCACTGCCTCGCTGACGCCCGGTGAAACCGAACGGCTGTTTCGCCAGATCCGCGCCTTACAGGCGTTCGGCGTCGGGATCGTCTTTATCTCGCATAAGCTGCCGGAAATCCGCACGCTGTCGAGCCACGTTTCGGTGATGCGCGACGGCGCGGTGGTGCTCAGCGGAGAAACCGCCCAGTTTGACGACAGCGCCCTGATCGCCGCCATGACGCCGGTCAGCCGCGAAAAAGGCTTAAGCGATGCGCAAAAGCTGTGGCTGGCGCTACCGGGAAACCGCCGCACCCAGCCGCAGGATTTTCCGGTGCTGCGCGTGGAAGATCTCACCGGAGAGGGCTTTATCGATCTCAGCCTGGAGATTTACGCCGGGGAGATCGTCGGCCTTGCCGGACTGGTCGGATCCGGGCGCACCGAGTTTGCCGAAACGCTCTATGGCCTGCGTCCCGTACGCGGCGGGCGGGTGTGGCTGGAGAGCCGGGAGATCACCTCCGATCCGGTGGGTTTACGTCTGGAAAAAGGGCTGGTTTATCTGCCGGAAGACAGGCAGGTGTCCGGCCTGTTTCTCGACGCGCCTGTCCGCTGGAACACGGTGGCGCTGAACGAGCCGTCGCTCTGGCAGCAGCGAAAGCGGGAGTCTGCGGTGGTGGAGCGCTATCACCGGGCGCTGGGGATCAAGCTCAATCATGCGGATCAAACCGTGCGCACGCTCTCCGGCGGCAACCAGCAGAAGGTGCTGCTGGCGCGCTGTCTGGAGGCAAATCCTTTATTGCTGATTGTCGATGAGCCGACGCGCGGCGTGGACGTGTCGGCGCGCGCCGATATCTACCAGCTCATTAAAAGCGTGGCGGCGCAGAACGTTGCGGTGCTGATGATCTCAAGCGATCTCGATGAATTCCCCGGCCTCGCGGACCGCGTGCTGGTGATGCATCAGGGCGTACTCAGCGGCGAGCTGCCGCGCCACGCCGTCAGCCTCGACCGGATGATGGCGCTGGCGTTTGGAGGACAATCATGA
- the lsrC gene encoding autoinducer 2 ABC transporter permease LsrC — protein sequence MKILLKNRELSAFLAILALFAVLVALNPSYFSLQTLGMIFASAQILILLAIGAALVMLTRNIDVSVGSTVGLSAIAVGVALNGGYSLPVSILFALSIGALAGAFNGFLVVGLRIPAIVATLGTLGLYRGAMLLWTGGKWIEGLPPGLKSLSEPAAIGISPLGVGVLILVVVGAWGLSRTAFGRDFYAVGDNLAAARQLGVAVNRTRMIAFTLNGMLAACAGIVFAAQIGFVPNQTGSGLEMKAIAACVLGGISLLGGTGTLVGAFLGAFFLTQIDTVLVLFRLPAWWNDFIAGLVLLGVLVLDGRLRQALSRHQRALKYGRFQPGNRGGKHVTPFPKRNKEVA from the coding sequence ATGAAGATCTTACTCAAAAACCGCGAGCTGAGCGCGTTTCTTGCCATTCTGGCGCTGTTCGCCGTGCTGGTGGCGCTGAATCCGTCCTACTTCAGCCTGCAAACGCTGGGGATGATCTTCGCCAGCGCGCAGATCCTGATCCTGCTGGCCATCGGTGCGGCGCTGGTGATGCTGACCCGCAATATCGACGTCTCCGTGGGCTCGACCGTCGGGTTGTCCGCGATTGCCGTCGGCGTGGCGCTCAACGGTGGCTACAGCCTGCCGGTATCGATACTTTTTGCGCTGTCGATTGGCGCGCTGGCGGGGGCGTTCAACGGTTTTCTGGTGGTGGGGCTGCGCATTCCGGCGATTGTCGCCACCCTCGGTACGCTGGGGCTGTACCGCGGAGCGATGCTGCTCTGGACGGGCGGAAAGTGGATTGAGGGGCTGCCGCCGGGGCTGAAATCTCTCTCCGAGCCTGCCGCCATCGGCATTTCACCGCTCGGCGTGGGAGTGTTGATTCTCGTTGTCGTTGGCGCGTGGGGGCTATCGCGCACCGCGTTCGGGCGTGATTTTTACGCGGTGGGGGATAACCTCGCCGCCGCGCGCCAGCTGGGCGTGGCGGTGAACCGCACGCGCATGATCGCCTTCACCCTCAACGGCATGCTGGCGGCCTGCGCCGGGATTGTTTTTGCCGCGCAGATCGGCTTTGTGCCCAACCAGACCGGCAGCGGGCTGGAAATGAAAGCCATTGCCGCCTGCGTGCTCGGCGGCATTTCGCTGCTGGGCGGCACCGGCACGCTGGTCGGTGCGTTCCTCGGCGCGTTCTTCCTGACCCAAATCGACACCGTGCTGGTGCTGTTCAGGCTACCGGCGTGGTGGAACGACTTCATCGCCGGGCTGGTGCTGCTGGGCGTGTTGGTGCTCGACGGGCGGCTGCGCCAGGCGCTGTCACGCCATCAGCGGGCGCTGAAGTACGGCCGGTTCCAGCCTGGCAACAGAGGGGGAAAGCACGTCACCCCGTTTCCCAAACGCAACAAAGAGGTGGCGTAA
- a CDS encoding NADPH-dependent 2,4-dienoyl-CoA reductase: MSRYPSLFAPLDLGFTTLKNRVLMGSMHTGLEERPDGAERLAAFYAERARHGVALIVTGGVAPAPSGVTMEGGAVLNDATQLPHHRIVTDAVHNEGSKIALQILHTGRYSYQPKLVAPSAIQAPINRFTPHALSHDEILALIDDFARCAALAREAGYDGVEVMGSEGYLINEFLAARTNQRDDEWGGDYARRMRFAVEVVRAVRERAGADFIIIFRLSMLDLVEGGGTFDETVQLAQAIEAAGATIINTGIGWHEARIPTIATPVPRAAFSWVTRKLKGKVSVPLVTTNRINDPQVADDVISRGDADMVSMARPFLADAELLSKAQSGRADEINTCIGCNQACLDQIFAGKVTSCLVNPRACHETKMPVVATVNKKRLAVVGAGPAGLAFAVNAASRGHSVTLFDAAGEIGGQFNIAKQIPGKEEFYETLRYYRRMIDLTGVDLRLNQLVSAADLIGFDEVILASGIAPRTPAIEGIDHPKVLSYLDVLRDKAPVGEKVAIIGCGGIGFDTAMYLSQPGEATSQNIAEFCVEWGIDTSLSQSGGLRPEGPQLPKSPRQIVMLQRKASKPGEGLGKTTGWIHRATLLSRGVKMIPAVSYQKIDDDGLHVLIGGELQLLRVDHVILCAGQEPKRDLADPLREAGKTVHLIGGCDVAMELDARRAIAQGTQLALVI; the protein is encoded by the coding sequence ATGAGCCGCTACCCGTCGCTATTCGCCCCCCTCGATCTGGGGTTTACCACCCTCAAAAACCGCGTGCTGATGGGCTCGATGCACACCGGGCTGGAAGAGCGTCCGGACGGAGCCGAGCGCCTGGCGGCCTTCTACGCCGAACGTGCCCGCCACGGGGTGGCGCTGATTGTCACCGGCGGCGTAGCCCCTGCCCCTTCAGGCGTGACGATGGAGGGCGGCGCAGTCCTGAATGATGCGACACAGCTGCCGCATCACCGCATTGTCACGGACGCGGTGCATAACGAAGGCAGCAAAATCGCCCTGCAAATTCTGCACACCGGGCGCTATAGCTATCAGCCAAAGCTGGTTGCGCCATCGGCTATTCAGGCGCCGATTAACCGCTTTACCCCTCACGCCCTCAGCCACGACGAGATCCTGGCGCTTATCGACGATTTTGCCCGCTGCGCCGCGCTGGCGCGTGAGGCGGGCTACGACGGCGTGGAGGTGATGGGCTCTGAAGGCTATCTGATTAACGAATTCCTCGCCGCACGCACCAACCAGCGCGACGACGAATGGGGCGGTGACTATGCCCGCCGGATGCGCTTTGCCGTGGAGGTGGTGCGCGCGGTGCGCGAACGTGCGGGCGCGGACTTTATTATTATCTTCCGCCTGTCGATGCTCGACCTGGTGGAGGGCGGCGGCACGTTCGACGAAACCGTGCAGCTGGCGCAGGCGATTGAAGCCGCAGGTGCCACCATCATCAACACCGGGATTGGCTGGCACGAAGCGCGCATCCCGACCATCGCCACGCCGGTGCCGCGCGCGGCGTTCAGTTGGGTAACGCGCAAGCTGAAAGGCAAAGTCTCCGTTCCGCTGGTCACCACTAACCGCATTAACGACCCGCAGGTGGCGGACGATGTGATCTCACGCGGCGACGCCGATATGGTCTCTATGGCGCGTCCGTTCCTCGCGGATGCCGAACTGCTCTCTAAAGCGCAAAGCGGCCGTGCGGATGAGATCAACACCTGCATCGGCTGTAACCAGGCCTGTCTGGATCAGATCTTCGCCGGCAAAGTCACCTCATGCCTGGTGAACCCCCGCGCCTGCCATGAAACCAAAATGCCGGTGGTTGCGACGGTCAATAAAAAACGCCTGGCCGTGGTGGGCGCTGGCCCCGCTGGGCTGGCGTTTGCGGTGAATGCCGCCTCGCGCGGGCACAGCGTGACGCTGTTTGATGCCGCCGGTGAAATTGGCGGGCAGTTTAATATCGCCAAACAGATCCCCGGCAAAGAGGAGTTCTATGAAACCCTGCGCTACTACCGCCGGATGATCGATCTGACGGGTGTTGATCTGCGGCTTAACCAACTTGTCAGCGCGGCGGATCTGATCGGTTTCGACGAGGTGATCCTCGCGAGCGGGATCGCACCGCGCACGCCTGCAATCGAGGGTATCGATCATCCGAAGGTGTTGAGCTATCTGGACGTATTGCGTGACAAAGCGCCCGTTGGCGAGAAGGTGGCGATTATCGGCTGCGGCGGGATCGGCTTTGATACCGCGATGTATTTAAGCCAGCCGGGCGAGGCCACCAGCCAGAACATCGCCGAGTTTTGCGTAGAATGGGGCATTGATACCAGCCTGAGCCAGTCCGGCGGATTACGGCCGGAAGGGCCGCAGCTGCCGAAAAGCCCGCGCCAGATCGTGATGCTCCAGCGTAAGGCCAGCAAGCCGGGTGAAGGGCTGGGCAAAACCACGGGCTGGATCCACCGCGCCACCCTGCTCTCGCGCGGGGTGAAGATGATCCCGGCGGTGAGCTACCAGAAGATCGACGACGACGGGCTGCATGTGCTGATCGGTGGTGAACTGCAGCTACTGCGCGTGGATCATGTGATTTTGTGCGCCGGACAGGAGCCAAAGCGCGATCTGGCCGATCCGCTGCGCGAAGCGGGTAAAACGGTGCATTTGATCGGCGGGTGCGACGTTGCGATGGAGCTGGATGCGCGGCGGGCGATTGCGCAGGGCACCCAGCTTGCACTGGTTATTTAG
- a CDS encoding YgjP-like metallopeptidase domain-containing protein: MNQLTYLQGYPEHLLTQVRSLIAEQKLGAVLEKRYPGTHDFATDKALWQYTQDLKSRYLKSAPPINKVMYDNKIHVLKNALGLHTAISRVQGGKLKAKAEIRVATVFRNAPEAFLRMIVVHELAHLKEKEHDKAFYSLCCHMEPQYHQLEFDTRLWLTHLSLNGNAE, from the coding sequence ATGAACCAACTTACTTATCTCCAGGGCTATCCGGAGCATTTACTGACTCAGGTTCGCAGCCTGATTGCCGAGCAGAAGCTCGGCGCGGTGCTGGAAAAACGCTACCCCGGCACGCACGATTTCGCGACCGATAAGGCCCTCTGGCAGTATACGCAGGATCTGAAAAGCCGATATCTGAAGAGCGCGCCGCCGATCAACAAGGTGATGTACGACAACAAGATCCACGTGCTGAAAAACGCGCTCGGCCTGCACACCGCCATCTCCCGCGTGCAGGGCGGCAAGCTGAAGGCTAAGGCGGAAATCCGCGTGGCGACGGTTTTCCGTAACGCGCCGGAAGCCTTTCTGCGGATGATCGTAGTCCATGAGCTGGCGCACCTGAAAGAGAAAGAGCACGACAAAGCGTTCTATTCCCTGTGCTGCCACATGGAGCCGCAGTATCACCAGCTGGAGTTTGATACCCGCCTGTGGCTTACGCATTTATCGTTAAATGGTAATGCGGAATAG
- the lsrK gene encoding autoinducer-2 kinase: MSYLLALDAGTGSVRAVIFDLQGNQIAVGQAEWKHLSVENVPGSMEFDLDTNWQLACRCIQQALERARLSAADIQSVACCSMREGIVLYDRSGEAIWACANVDARASREVAELKEIHDYRFESEVYDVSGQTLALSAMPRLLWLAHHRPDIYRKAATITMISDWLAAKLSGELAVDPSNAGTTGMLDLFSRDWRPALLDMAGLRADILSPVKETGTVLGAITKEAAQQSGLREGTPVVMGGGDVQLGCLGLGVVRAGQTAVLGGTFWQQVVNLPQVRTDPEMNIRVNPHVIPGMAQAESISFFTGLTMRWFRDAFCAEEKLIAERIGMDTYSLLEEMAGRVPAGSHGVMPIFSDAMHFKQWYHAAPSFINLSIDPEKCNKATLFRALEENAAIVSACNLTQISRFSDVTFDSLVFAGGGAKGALWSQILSDVTGLPVRVPEVKEATALGCAIAAGTGAGLFADMASTGERLVKWSREFTPNPQHRELYDGMMEKWQAVYADQLGLVDSGLTTSMWQAPGLARAATP, encoded by the coding sequence ATGAGTTACCTTTTAGCGTTAGATGCAGGGACAGGCAGCGTTCGCGCCGTGATTTTCGATTTACAGGGCAACCAGATTGCCGTCGGCCAGGCCGAGTGGAAGCACCTGAGCGTGGAGAACGTGCCGGGGTCGATGGAGTTCGATCTCGACACCAACTGGCAGCTGGCCTGCCGATGCATTCAGCAGGCGCTGGAGCGCGCGCGCCTGAGCGCGGCGGATATTCAGTCCGTCGCCTGCTGTTCGATGCGCGAAGGGATCGTGCTGTACGACCGCAGCGGCGAGGCCATCTGGGCCTGCGCCAACGTCGACGCCCGCGCCAGCCGCGAGGTGGCTGAACTCAAAGAGATCCACGACTACCGTTTTGAATCTGAAGTGTATGACGTTTCCGGCCAGACGCTTGCCCTTAGCGCCATGCCGCGCCTGCTCTGGCTGGCGCATCATCGCCCGGATATTTATCGTAAGGCCGCCACTATCACCATGATCAGCGACTGGCTGGCGGCGAAGCTCTCCGGCGAGCTGGCGGTCGATCCGTCTAACGCGGGCACCACCGGCATGCTGGATCTCTTTTCACGCGACTGGCGTCCGGCGTTGCTCGACATGGCCGGGCTGCGCGCCGATATTCTCTCGCCGGTAAAAGAGACCGGCACCGTGCTGGGGGCCATCACGAAAGAAGCCGCACAGCAGAGCGGTTTACGCGAGGGCACGCCGGTAGTGATGGGCGGCGGCGACGTGCAGCTGGGCTGCCTGGGGCTGGGCGTTGTCCGCGCCGGACAAACGGCGGTGCTGGGCGGCACCTTCTGGCAGCAGGTGGTTAACCTGCCGCAGGTGCGCACCGACCCTGAGATGAACATCCGCGTAAACCCGCACGTTATCCCCGGCATGGCACAGGCGGAGTCGATCAGCTTCTTTACCGGGCTGACCATGCGCTGGTTCCGCGACGCCTTTTGTGCCGAAGAGAAGCTGATTGCCGAGCGGATAGGGATGGACACCTATTCCCTGCTGGAAGAGATGGCGGGCCGCGTACCCGCTGGCTCCCACGGCGTGATGCCAATCTTCTCCGACGCGATGCATTTCAAGCAGTGGTACCACGCCGCGCCGTCGTTTATTAACCTCTCCATCGACCCGGAAAAGTGCAACAAAGCGACGCTGTTCCGCGCCCTGGAGGAGAACGCGGCAATCGTCTCGGCCTGTAACCTGACGCAGATTTCACGTTTCTCCGACGTGACGTTTGATAGCCTGGTGTTTGCGGGCGGCGGCGCTAAGGGCGCCCTGTGGAGCCAGATTTTAAGCGACGTCACCGGCCTGCCGGTGCGCGTGCCGGAGGTCAAAGAGGCAACGGCGCTCGGCTGCGCCATTGCCGCCGGAACGGGCGCGGGGCTGTTTGCGGATATGGCCTCGACGGGCGAGCGGCTGGTGAAGTGGAGCCGCGAGTTTACGCCAAACCCGCAGCACCGGGAGCTGTACGACGGCATGATGGAGAAGTGGCAGGCGGTGTACGCGGATCAGCTCGGGCTGGTGGACAGCGGGCTGACCACGTCGATGTGGCAGGCGCCGGGGTTAGCGCGGGCAGCGACGCCGTAA